A section of the Clostridium sp. TW13 genome encodes:
- a CDS encoding MerR family transcriptional regulator, which translates to MSENINKYFNTGEFAKLCNIKKQTLFHYDDIGLFSPEIKTENGYRYYSVQQFEVFNVILALKELKMPLKEIKEYMDNRTPESLIDLFEHKINEVSKEIEHLTAIQKYMKTKIAITKKACSIDLNKITLELLKEEKLVLSRSINNLSYKDYLKAVAEHMDYCNTHHLDTGHSICAMISKENILKGVNENYSHIYTKLTSNKNIKGKTVYTKPKGLYAIAYHKGSYTTIDTTYQKILKYLDEASLTMGNFAYEECILDETTKNGYDNYVTQISVEIHEHVTV; encoded by the coding sequence ATGAGTGAAAATATAAACAAATATTTTAATACAGGAGAATTTGCTAAGTTATGTAATATAAAAAAGCAAACTCTCTTCCACTATGATGATATTGGACTTTTTTCACCGGAAATAAAAACTGAGAATGGATACAGATATTATTCAGTTCAACAATTTGAAGTATTTAATGTTATTCTTGCACTTAAAGAACTTAAAATGCCATTAAAAGAAATTAAGGAATATATGGATAACAGAACACCTGAATCATTAATCGATCTATTTGAACATAAAATAAATGAAGTAAGTAAAGAAATTGAACATCTAACTGCAATACAAAAATATATGAAAACAAAAATTGCTATTACCAAAAAAGCTTGTTCAATAGATTTAAATAAAATAACTTTAGAATTGCTAAAAGAAGAGAAACTTGTGTTGAGTCGTTCTATTAATAATCTAAGTTACAAAGATTATTTAAAAGCTGTGGCTGAACATATGGACTACTGCAATACTCACCATTTAGATACTGGTCATTCTATCTGTGCAATGATAAGCAAAGAAAATATTCTCAAGGGAGTGAATGAAAACTACTCTCATATATATACTAAATTAACCTCTAATAAAAACATTAAGGGTAAAACTGTATATACTAAGCCTAAAGGTCTTTATGCAATTGCTTACCATAAAGGAAGTTATACTACTATAGATACAACCTATCAAAAAATATTAAAATATTTGGATGAAGCCAGCTTAACTATGGGCAACTTTGCCTATGAAGAATGTATATTGGATGAGACAACTAAGAATGGGTATGATAACTATGTAACTCAGATTTCCGTTGAAATTCATGAGCATGTTACTGTATAA
- the cax gene encoding calcium/proton exchanger, whose protein sequence is MKFLKYMLIFIPISLIAKFMNASPSLMFVLAALSIIPLAGLMGEGTEEISFYSGPKIGGFLNGTFGNATELIISFFALKEGLFEVVKSSVAGSVIGNVLLVLGASMLAGGLKHKTQYFNKKVVEVSSSMLLFAVVGLCIPALFTHTVDPKLLNTRYEGLSIFVAIIMITIYILSLVFSFFTHKEIYATASEEENTATAKWSLKKAILVLVVATILIAIESEFLVSGIEPLTKTLGLSEFFVGIILIPIIGNAAEHSTGIVMAMKNKMDVAIEIAIGSSLQIILFVTPVLIFLSLFFTPMSIEFNQFELIALIVAVLIVNRVSSDGESNWLEGVQLLAVYSIIAACFFIL, encoded by the coding sequence ATGAAATTTTTAAAGTATATGCTTATATTTATACCTATAAGCCTAATAGCTAAATTTATGAATGCTTCTCCATCATTAATGTTTGTGCTAGCAGCATTATCAATAATACCGTTAGCTGGTCTTATGGGAGAAGGAACAGAAGAGATTTCATTTTATTCTGGTCCTAAAATAGGTGGATTTTTAAATGGAACATTTGGAAATGCCACAGAACTTATAATATCATTTTTTGCTCTTAAAGAAGGACTTTTCGAGGTTGTTAAATCATCCGTTGCTGGTTCAGTAATAGGAAATGTATTATTAGTATTAGGTGCAAGCATGCTTGCTGGAGGTTTAAAACATAAGACTCAGTATTTTAATAAAAAAGTTGTTGAAGTATCTTCAAGTATGCTATTATTCGCAGTTGTAGGATTATGTATACCCGCATTGTTTACTCATACAGTTGATCCTAAACTTTTAAACACAAGATATGAAGGGTTAAGCATATTTGTAGCTATAATTATGATCACTATATACATCCTAAGCTTAGTATTTTCTTTCTTTACTCACAAGGAAATTTATGCTACTGCTTCTGAAGAAGAAAACACAGCTACTGCTAAATGGTCACTTAAAAAGGCTATCTTAGTTTTAGTCGTTGCTACAATATTAATAGCAATAGAAAGTGAATTCTTGGTAAGTGGTATTGAACCACTTACTAAAACTTTAGGACTTAGTGAATTCTTTGTTGGAATAATTTTAATTCCTATAATAGGAAATGCAGCTGAACATAGTACAGGAATTGTTATGGCTATGAAGAACAAGATGGATGTTGCCATTGAGATAGCAATAGGTTCAAGCTTACAAATCATCTTATTCGTAACTCCTGTATTAATATTCTTAAGTTTATTCTTTACTCCTATGAGTATTGAATTTAACCAATTTGAATTAATTGCATTAATAGTTGCAGTGTTAATAGTCAACCGAGTATCCAGTGATGGAGAATCTAACTGGCTTGAAGGAGTTCAACTTCTTGCAGTATATTCGATAATTGCAGCTTGTTTCTTTATACTATAA
- a CDS encoding MarR family winged helix-turn-helix transcriptional regulator: MNKEDSRKLILNMVNFYTLFNVEFMDLIPDLSNSEISPLLSKIINYIHLEGTTTSSNLSKKLNISVPNISRSINTLYSLGYIIKTQDKKDRRIIYLSLSNKALDLIATVISKSEKIFLERFKVLTTDEIHDMYESFYKIQNLLIKMRELNSKK; the protein is encoded by the coding sequence ATGAATAAAGAAGATTCTAGAAAATTGATATTAAATATGGTTAACTTTTATACTCTTTTCAATGTTGAATTTATGGACCTTATACCTGACCTTAGTAACTCTGAAATAAGCCCTTTACTTTCAAAAATAATAAATTATATACATTTAGAAGGAACAACTACTTCATCAAATTTAAGCAAAAAATTAAATATTTCTGTACCCAATATAAGTAGAAGCATAAATACGTTATACTCTCTTGGTTACATAATTAAAACTCAAGATAAAAAAGATAGAAGAATTATTTATCTATCTTTATCAAATAAAGCTTTAGATTTAATTGCAACTGTTATCTCCAAATCAGAGAAAATATTCTTAGAGAGATTTAAAGTTCTTACCACAGATGAAATACACGATATGTATGAATCCTTCTATAAAATACAAAATTTACTTATAAAAATGCGTGAACTAAATAGTAAAAAATAA
- a CDS encoding methyl-accepting chemotaxis protein gives MISKTIKSKLIVLISMLLLLVSSGLGIVSYINASNALVSNIKKTLPQIATQASNTVQSNLDRHLNSMEIIAQVISNSKSTPSQIMNLLQGEAKRNGSIRMGYSDINGNITYTDGQQANIKDTTYFKKSISGENFVDDPVVNEQKTAMSMAYSVPIKNGSSVIGVLVTIRDGMELSDMIKKIAFGKTGSAYMINSESYSIAYMDSSMPLNRYNSIKEAEKNPKLKAIADMQKRMIAGETGLNSYTFNGKEAYGGFAPVKNEKWSIVVILDKSELLSELNSLKISITISSLAFLLVGIIIIYIIAHKLSTRIKYSSKTLNVLSTGDFTSEISEKQLNYKDEIGDMANSMSTMQSSIKNMLKVSKNSSIVIGNDANNLSNISQQMASSSNNVSVSIQEVASGVSSQADDLIEITSILADFSNKLENIVYNIKDIDENILSMNGLANDSNANMKLLMEAVNGITNSFMSLSGQILDFNNNIKEVNNIVTIINSIADQTNLLALNASIEAANAGEAGKGFAVVANEVRALAEQTKVSSQHITKLISDLSIGTSSITQNTNTMKIELEEQGNIIDETINSFEKILNSIRVMLPKVQSINSSAVEVEKEKDIILNKIENASAIAEEISASSQEITASTDEMNNLSGKVASTAITLDDTIQNMIEQQNKFKI, from the coding sequence ATGATCTCAAAAACTATAAAATCCAAATTAATAGTATTAATAAGCATGCTACTATTGCTTGTAAGTTCTGGCCTAGGAATTGTATCTTATATTAATGCATCTAATGCTTTAGTATCTAATATAAAAAAGACACTTCCTCAAATAGCTACTCAAGCATCTAATACTGTGCAATCTAATTTAGATAGACATTTAAATTCTATGGAAATAATTGCTCAAGTCATATCAAATTCAAAAAGTACACCATCCCAAATCATGAATTTACTACAAGGTGAAGCTAAAAGAAATGGTAGCATACGAATGGGTTACTCAGATATCAATGGTAATATTACTTATACCGATGGACAACAAGCTAATATAAAAGATACTACCTATTTCAAAAAATCTATTTCTGGTGAAAACTTTGTAGATGATCCTGTAGTTAACGAACAAAAAACTGCTATGTCCATGGCGTACTCTGTTCCTATAAAGAATGGCTCTTCAGTAATTGGGGTTTTAGTTACTATAAGAGATGGTATGGAATTAAGCGATATGATTAAAAAAATAGCCTTTGGTAAAACAGGAAGTGCATATATGATTAATAGTGAAAGTTACAGTATTGCTTATATGGATTCAAGTATGCCACTAAATAGATATAATTCAATAAAAGAAGCAGAAAAAAATCCAAAGCTTAAGGCCATTGCAGATATGCAAAAAAGAATGATAGCAGGTGAAACTGGCTTAAATTCTTATACTTTCAATGGCAAGGAAGCTTATGGTGGTTTTGCTCCTGTAAAAAATGAAAAATGGTCCATAGTTGTTATTTTAGATAAATCAGAGCTTTTATCAGAGCTTAATTCATTAAAGATTTCTATTACTATATCATCATTAGCATTCTTGCTTGTTGGGATTATAATTATTTATATAATTGCACATAAATTATCTACTAGAATTAAATATTCATCAAAAACATTAAATGTATTATCTACAGGAGATTTTACAAGTGAAATCAGTGAAAAACAATTAAACTACAAGGATGAAATTGGTGATATGGCTAATTCCATGAGTACAATGCAAAGTTCTATTAAGAATATGCTTAAAGTATCCAAAAATAGTTCAATTGTTATAGGAAATGATGCCAATAATTTATCTAATATCTCTCAACAGATGGCCTCTTCCTCTAATAATGTATCTGTATCAATCCAGGAAGTTGCTAGTGGAGTAAGCTCTCAAGCTGATGACCTAATTGAAATCACCTCAATATTAGCAGACTTTAGCAATAAATTAGAAAATATAGTATACAATATAAAAGATATAGACGAAAACATATTATCTATGAATGGACTTGCAAATGATAGTAATGCTAATATGAAATTGCTGATGGAAGCAGTAAATGGAATAACTAATTCTTTTATGAGTTTATCTGGTCAGATTCTTGACTTCAACAATAATATAAAAGAAGTAAATAATATAGTTACAATAATTAATTCAATTGCAGATCAAACTAATTTATTAGCATTAAATGCTTCAATAGAAGCTGCAAATGCAGGTGAAGCTGGTAAAGGCTTTGCTGTTGTTGCAAATGAAGTTAGAGCTCTAGCAGAACAAACTAAGGTTTCATCACAGCATATTACCAAATTAATTTCAGATCTCTCAATAGGAACTTCTAGTATTACCCAAAATACCAATACTATGAAAATTGAACTAGAAGAACAAGGTAACATTATTGATGAAACAATAAATTCCTTTGAAAAAATTCTTAACTCAATTAGAGTTATGCTCCCTAAAGTGCAATCTATAAATTCATCTGCTGTAGAAGTTGAAAAGGAGAAAGATATTATATTAAATAAAATTGAAAACGCTTCTGCCATAGCTGAAGAAATATCAGCCTCCTCCCAAGAAATAACTGCATCGACAGATGAGATGAATAATTTATCTGGTAAAGTAGC